In Longimicrobium sp., a genomic segment contains:
- a CDS encoding tetratricopeptide repeat protein yields MSENGFGAAGHDTAEALVAEAEALGEQDRWHEAHQLLADELESHADDPRVLCWLGIAAQRLGEEGEAYDMFRRALELQPEDPFVLAVAGTAVAALDDPAGEGALRMAALTAPDFPFARQAYGAYLAREGLFDEALVELEAARRLAPDDAAIHMELGIALLLARKTSEGLDALEEALSFAPDDSWLRALFGLALADAGRGEESAEQLHQAAGERHEDVEVQLLAALAMGAQGWEDPAWEAFARAEGAADSADRELLAEVEDRLTAGADEAEQFLRADLGPTLLRERLLQRT; encoded by the coding sequence ATGAGCGAGAACGGGTTCGGAGCGGCGGGGCACGATACGGCCGAGGCGCTGGTGGCCGAGGCCGAGGCGCTGGGCGAGCAGGATCGCTGGCACGAGGCGCACCAGCTTCTGGCCGATGAGCTGGAGTCGCACGCCGACGATCCGCGGGTGCTGTGCTGGCTGGGGATCGCGGCGCAGCGCCTGGGCGAGGAGGGCGAGGCGTACGACATGTTCCGCCGCGCGCTGGAACTGCAGCCGGAAGACCCGTTCGTCCTGGCCGTCGCGGGGACCGCCGTCGCCGCGCTGGACGACCCCGCGGGCGAGGGCGCGCTGCGCATGGCCGCGCTCACCGCCCCCGACTTTCCCTTCGCGCGGCAGGCGTACGGCGCCTACCTGGCCCGCGAGGGGCTGTTCGACGAAGCACTGGTGGAGCTGGAAGCCGCCCGCAGGCTCGCGCCGGACGACGCGGCCATCCACATGGAGCTCGGAATCGCGCTGCTCCTGGCCCGAAAGACCAGCGAGGGTCTGGACGCGCTGGAAGAAGCCCTGTCGTTCGCGCCCGACGACAGCTGGCTGCGCGCGCTGTTCGGTCTGGCGCTGGCAGACGCGGGACGCGGCGAGGAGAGCGCCGAGCAGCTTCACCAGGCGGCCGGGGAGCGCCACGAAGACGTCGAGGTGCAGCTGCTTGCCGCGCTCGCGATGGGCGCGCAGGGGTGGGAAGACCCGGCGTGGGAAGCCTTCGCCCGTGCCGAGGGCGCCGCCGACAGCGCCGACCGCGAGCTGCTGGCCGAGGTGGAAGACCGGCTGACCGCCGGCGCCGACGAAGCGGAGCAGTTCCTGCGGGCCGACCTGGGACCCACGCTCCTTCGCGAGCGCCTTCTGCAGCGGACCTGA